Proteins encoded by one window of Thiohalobacter sp.:
- a CDS encoding class I SAM-dependent methyltransferase, protein MNHAEWKERERKTWSSVAEGWRRRDELLRKGAAPVTERMLELAAIAPGHRVLDIASGTGEPAISAARRVGETGRVIGTDLVEAMLVFAREKAAQAGLDNIEFHCADGEALEVAPASFDAATIRWGLMFMPDPEACLKGVHRALKPGGRLVVACWAAPERNPFVDVALQTLARYREVPRPPEGAPGIFAFADPQRLHAVLAAAGFADVSIEQMEIDVIEAEDGAAYWAVLEDLAGPVKMLVDELDQDTRAAFVRDLIETVDALQSEEVLRMRGTTWVAACLRP, encoded by the coding sequence ATGAATCATGCCGAGTGGAAGGAACGCGAGCGGAAGACCTGGTCCTCGGTCGCCGAGGGTTGGCGACGTCGTGATGAGCTGCTGAGAAAAGGGGCGGCGCCAGTGACCGAACGCATGCTGGAACTGGCCGCCATCGCGCCCGGGCACCGGGTGTTGGACATCGCGTCCGGCACGGGCGAACCGGCGATTTCCGCCGCCCGGCGAGTTGGCGAGACAGGTCGGGTGATCGGTACCGACCTGGTGGAGGCGATGCTCGTCTTTGCGCGCGAGAAGGCCGCGCAGGCCGGTCTGGACAACATTGAATTCCACTGTGCCGACGGTGAGGCGCTGGAAGTCGCCCCCGCCAGTTTTGACGCTGCCACCATTCGCTGGGGGCTGATGTTCATGCCGGATCCCGAAGCCTGCCTGAAGGGAGTGCATCGCGCGCTCAAGCCCGGTGGCCGGCTGGTGGTCGCCTGTTGGGCGGCACCGGAACGCAATCCCTTCGTCGACGTGGCCTTGCAGACCCTGGCCCGATACCGGGAGGTGCCCAGGCCGCCGGAGGGCGCGCCGGGTATTTTCGCTTTTGCCGATCCGCAACGGCTGCATGCCGTACTGGCCGCTGCGGGGTTCGCTGATGTCAGTATCGAACAGATGGAAATCGATGTCATTGAAGCAGAGGATGGCGCGGCGTACTGGGCTGTACTCGAGGACCTGGCCGGCCCGGTGAAGATGCTCGTCGACGAGTTGGACCAGGATACACGTGCCGCGTTCGTCCGTGACCTGATCGAAACCGTGGATGCCCTGCAGAGCGAAGAGGTATTGCGGATGCGGGGAACGACCTGGGTAGCTGCCTGCCTGCGGCCCTGA
- the recQ gene encoding DNA helicase RecQ, which produces MTPHDDTLDQRALDTLQRVFGYGSFRPGQAEIVRALAAGRSAFVLMPTGGGKSLCYQLPALLRPGTGIVVSPLIALMKDQVDALRANGVAAACYNSTLGEAEAREVLARLHGGELDLLYVAPERLMTEGFLQRLDSLDIALFAIDEAHCVSQWGHDFRPEYVQLGALRERFPEVPLIALTATADPQTRQDILERLRLGDAETFHGGFDRPNIRYTVLEKRKPFDQLTRFLEGRQGQSGIVYALSRRRVEEVAERLAARGLSAEAYHAGLPAERRERVQEAFLRDELQLVVATVAFGMGIDKPDVRFVVHYDLPRNIEGYYQETGRAGRDGLPAEALLLYGMQDVMTARRLIESGENPEQQRIELHKLNAMIGMAESLSCRRRVLLGYFGQPLMEDCGNCDVCLDPPERFDATEPARKALSCVYRVGQRFGMKHVIDVLRGLDNERIRRLGHHELSTWGIGRDLSEEAWTSLLRQLIHHGYLVQDIANYSVLRLTDAARPLLRGEVTLELAKPRVRAAKPRKAARGQVPEGVDDGLFQALRQLRKELADAQGVPPYVVFGDATLMQMAAVQPVDPQALLAVNGVGETKLARYGAAFLNLIRSHKGMPPARGTVEADAGQTGDR; this is translated from the coding sequence ATGACCCCGCACGACGACACCCTCGACCAGCGCGCACTCGACACCCTGCAGCGAGTGTTCGGTTACGGCAGCTTCCGTCCCGGCCAGGCGGAGATCGTGCGGGCGCTGGCTGCCGGTCGCTCCGCCTTCGTGCTCATGCCCACCGGGGGCGGCAAGTCACTGTGCTACCAGCTTCCCGCGCTGTTGCGTCCCGGGACCGGCATCGTGGTGTCACCCCTGATCGCGCTGATGAAGGACCAGGTCGATGCCCTGCGCGCCAACGGTGTGGCGGCCGCCTGCTACAACTCGACGCTGGGTGAGGCCGAGGCGCGCGAGGTGCTGGCTCGGCTGCATGGTGGGGAACTGGATCTGCTCTATGTGGCACCGGAACGACTGATGACCGAAGGTTTCCTGCAGCGGCTGGATTCGCTCGACATCGCGCTGTTCGCCATCGACGAGGCCCACTGCGTATCCCAGTGGGGGCACGACTTCCGTCCCGAGTACGTGCAGCTGGGCGCGCTGCGCGAGCGCTTCCCGGAGGTGCCGCTGATCGCGCTGACCGCCACCGCCGATCCCCAGACCCGGCAGGACATCCTCGAGCGGCTGCGGCTCGGCGATGCCGAGACCTTTCACGGGGGTTTCGACCGCCCCAACATCCGCTACACGGTGCTGGAGAAACGCAAGCCCTTCGATCAGCTCACGCGCTTTCTCGAGGGCCGCCAGGGCCAGTCCGGCATCGTCTATGCCTTGAGCCGGCGCCGGGTCGAGGAGGTGGCCGAGCGCCTGGCTGCGCGCGGGCTGTCCGCCGAGGCCTATCATGCCGGCCTGCCGGCGGAACGCCGCGAACGGGTGCAGGAGGCCTTCCTGCGCGACGAGCTGCAGCTGGTGGTGGCTACGGTGGCCTTCGGCATGGGCATCGACAAGCCCGACGTGCGCTTCGTGGTGCACTATGACCTGCCGCGCAACATCGAGGGCTACTACCAGGAAACGGGCCGTGCCGGGCGCGACGGGCTGCCGGCCGAGGCCTTGCTGCTGTACGGCATGCAGGACGTGATGACGGCACGGCGGCTGATCGAGTCGGGCGAGAACCCCGAACAGCAGCGCATCGAGCTGCACAAGCTCAATGCCATGATCGGCATGGCCGAGTCGCTGAGCTGCCGGCGCCGGGTACTGCTCGGCTATTTCGGCCAGCCGCTGATGGAGGACTGCGGCAACTGCGATGTCTGCCTCGATCCGCCGGAACGCTTCGATGCCACCGAACCGGCGCGCAAGGCGCTGTCCTGCGTCTACCGCGTCGGCCAGCGCTTCGGCATGAAGCACGTCATCGACGTGCTGCGCGGACTGGACAACGAACGCATCCGCCGGCTCGGACACCATGAGCTGTCCACCTGGGGTATCGGTCGCGACCTGTCCGAGGAGGCCTGGACCAGCCTGCTCCGCCAGCTCATACACCACGGTTATCTGGTGCAGGACATCGCCAACTATTCGGTGCTGCGCCTGACCGATGCCGCCCGCCCGCTGCTGCGCGGCGAGGTGACGCTCGAACTTGCGAAGCCGCGGGTCAGGGCGGCAAAGCCGCGCAAGGCGGCACGGGGTCAGGTGCCCGAGGGCGTCGACGACGGCCTGTTCCAGGCCCTGCGCCAGCTGAGAAAGGAGCTGGCCGATGCCCAGGGCGTGCCGCCCTATGTGGTGTTCGGCGACGCCACCCTGATGCAGATGGCGGCGGTGCAGCCGGTGGACCCGCAGGCTCTGCTGGCGGTGAACGGTGTCGGCGAGACCAAGCTGGCACGCTACGGCGCGGCCTTCCTGAACCTGATCCGGAGCCACAAGGGGATGCCGCCCGCCCGGGGCACGGTCGAGGCGGATGCGGGTCAGACGGGAGATCGATGA
- a CDS encoding SprT family zinc-dependent metalloprotease yields the protein MNAEGASRSARHAEITRRVQRLLALAANRHGRSVPTPEVRFDLHGLGAGQYRCEWHHGRPRCVIRFNPEVFALDPEQHLRETVAHEVAHHLTFHLHPGARPHGPEWAAWMHFFGVEPKARGGYRVDGIRARRQRRFGYRCGCEGVEHALSATRHNRVQRGVRYRCPRCGEQLKPLPASET from the coding sequence ATGAATGCTGAGGGGGCGTCTCGATCCGCCCGGCACGCCGAAATCACCAGACGGGTACAACGGTTGCTGGCCCTCGCGGCCAACCGACACGGCCGCTCCGTGCCCACACCAGAGGTGCGCTTCGATCTGCACGGTCTTGGCGCCGGCCAGTACCGCTGCGAGTGGCACCATGGGCGCCCCCGATGTGTCATTCGCTTCAACCCGGAGGTCTTTGCGCTGGACCCGGAACAGCACCTGCGCGAAACGGTCGCGCACGAGGTGGCGCATCACCTGACCTTCCACCTGCATCCGGGCGCACGGCCGCACGGTCCGGAATGGGCCGCCTGGATGCATTTCTTCGGTGTGGAGCCGAAGGCGCGCGGCGGCTATCGGGTGGATGGCATCCGTGCCCGCCGGCAACGGCGTTTCGGTTATCGCTGTGGCTGCGAGGGCGTCGAGCACGCACTGTCCGCCACGCGCCACAACCGGGTCCAGCGCGGCGTGCGCTATCGCTGCCCGCGCTGCGGCGAGCAGCTCAAGCCGTTGCCGGCATCGGAAACATAG